A DNA window from Candidatus Sulfidibacterium hydrothermale contains the following coding sequences:
- a CDS encoding citrate (Si)-synthase — MATLKEKLREKIEAHRPRTTRLLKEYGDVKVGEVTISQTINGMRGVKGLTTDISYLDPYEGIRFRGRTIPEVMEVIPKPEGKDYPYVEAFWYYLLTGDVPTLEETKEIVEEFKQRRTVPQYVFDILRAMPRDTHPMTMFSAAVLSMQRESKFAKFYAEGFNKMTAWEPMYEDATDIIARLPIIAAYIYRMKYKGDVHIPADPDLDLGGNFAHMMGLPEPYDDVARMYFIIHSDHESGNVSAHATHLVASALSDAYYSLSAGLDGLAGPLHGLANQEVLKWIQGVMKKMDGKLPSEEEMKKFVWDTLNSGQVIPGYGHAVLRKTDPRYMAQREFALKHLPDDPIFKFVSRLYDVVPDILREHGKAKNPWPNVDAHSGVIQWHYGLREYDFYTVLFGVGRAMGVLANITWDRGLGYAIERPKSLTTDMLEEIAGIKK, encoded by the coding sequence ATGGCAACTTTAAAAGAAAAGTTAAGAGAAAAAATTGAAGCCCACAGACCGAGAACAACCCGTCTTCTGAAAGAATACGGTGATGTGAAAGTGGGTGAAGTAACCATCTCTCAGACAATTAACGGAATGAGAGGGGTGAAGGGCCTGACAACCGATATTTCCTATCTTGACCCTTACGAAGGAATCCGTTTTCGCGGAAGAACGATCCCCGAAGTGATGGAAGTGATTCCTAAACCTGAAGGAAAAGATTATCCTTACGTGGAAGCTTTTTGGTATTACCTGCTTACCGGTGATGTTCCTACATTGGAAGAAACCAAAGAGATTGTGGAAGAGTTCAAACAAAGAAGGACCGTTCCGCAGTATGTTTTTGATATTCTGAGAGCTATGCCGCGCGATACACATCCGATGACCATGTTCTCGGCAGCTGTTTTGTCCATGCAACGCGAATCGAAATTTGCCAAATTCTATGCCGAAGGTTTCAACAAAATGACGGCATGGGAACCCATGTACGAAGATGCTACTGACATTATTGCCCGGCTGCCGATTATTGCGGCTTATATTTACCGCATGAAATATAAAGGTGATGTACATATTCCGGCTGATCCTGATTTGGATTTGGGTGGCAACTTTGCCCATATGATGGGATTGCCTGAGCCTTACGATGATGTAGCCCGTATGTATTTCATTATTCACTCCGACCACGAATCCGGAAACGTTTCGGCTCATGCTACCCATTTGGTGGCTTCGGCTTTGTCGGATGCCTATTATTCATTATCTGCCGGTTTAGACGGTCTTGCCGGTCCGTTGCACGGTTTGGCTAACCAGGAAGTGCTGAAATGGATCCAGGGTGTGATGAAGAAAATGGACGGCAAACTGCCTTCAGAAGAAGAAATGAAAAAATTTGTTTGGGATACGCTGAACAGTGGTCAGGTTATTCCTGGATACGGACATGCCGTACTGCGTAAAACCGACCCGCGTTACATGGCACAGCGTGAGTTTGCCCTGAAACATCTGCCGGACGACCCGATCTTTAAATTTGTATCGCGTCTGTACGATGTGGTTCCGGATATTTTGCGCGAACATGGTAAAGCCAAAAATCCGTGGCCGAATGTGGATGCTCACTCTGGTGTTATCCAATGGCACTACGGCTTGCGCGAATATGACTTCTACACAGTATTGTTCGGTGTTGGAAGGGCTATGGGCGTACTGGCCAATATTACCTGGGACCGTGGTCTTGGTTATGCCATTGAGCGGCCGAAATCGCTTACTACCGATATGTTGGAAGAAATCGCCGGCATCAAAAAATAA
- a CDS encoding 5'-nucleotidase, lipoprotein e(P4) family has translation MKIKFFLLVLLSGVLLSCTQVQQQKPTYKPADNALLMATLYNYYAAEYQALCYQAYNVAKERIALLHKEFPRKKNMAVVVDIDETVLNNSPYPAHIIEKNGHFPSCWDTWCNLAVARPVPGAVSFLKYADSLGFHVFYVTNRSIKLKAATMKNLRKFGFPQVTDDHMYMRTTTSNKEPRRQMISKKYDIVLLAGDNLGDLYEASGKYPQRNKQAETLRKQFGVKYIVLPNAMYGSWASALGLNAKKAPVDSLLKVMTKRFGNACK, from the coding sequence ATGAAGATTAAATTTTTTCTCTTGGTGTTGCTGTCGGGAGTACTGCTTTCATGTACTCAGGTTCAACAGCAAAAGCCGACCTATAAACCGGCTGACAATGCGTTGCTTATGGCAACTCTTTACAATTATTACGCTGCCGAATACCAGGCTTTGTGTTATCAGGCCTACAATGTGGCCAAAGAAAGAATAGCCCTTTTGCATAAGGAGTTTCCCCGCAAGAAAAACATGGCAGTAGTAGTGGATATTGATGAAACGGTGTTGAACAATAGTCCGTACCCTGCCCACATCATAGAGAAAAACGGTCATTTCCCTTCGTGTTGGGACACATGGTGTAACCTGGCGGTAGCCCGACCTGTTCCGGGAGCTGTTTCTTTTTTGAAATACGCCGATTCGCTGGGTTTTCATGTTTTTTATGTAACCAACCGCAGCATAAAACTGAAAGCGGCTACGATGAAAAATCTACGCAAATTTGGTTTCCCCCAGGTTACAGATGACCACATGTATATGCGAACAACAACCAGCAATAAAGAGCCGCGTCGTCAAATGATCTCCAAAAAATATGACATTGTTTTGCTGGCCGGAGATAACCTGGGCGATCTGTACGAAGCTTCCGGGAAATATCCGCAACGCAATAAACAAGCAGAAACACTCCGTAAACAATTCGGCGTAAAATATATTGTCCTGCCTAATGCAATGTATGGAAGCTGGGCCTCTGCTTTGGGACTTAATGCCAAAAAAGCTCCGGTTGATTCGTTATTGAAAGTCATGACCAAGCGCTTCGGGAACGCCTGTAAATAG
- a CDS encoding secondary thiamine-phosphate synthase enzyme YjbQ: MILQKEILLPPFSRGFHLIDDLVLDALGQLPQTGLLNIFLKHTSAALMLNENADPDVRTDLETLLNRMAPEGASFYTHVLEGADDMPAHFKSAVLGTSLTLPVTDYRINTGTWQGIYLCEFRRHGGRRRLVLTLYS; encoded by the coding sequence ATGATACTACAGAAAGAGATTCTTCTGCCTCCCTTCTCCAGGGGATTTCATTTGATCGATGATCTGGTGCTTGATGCTTTGGGCCAGCTGCCCCAGACCGGACTGCTTAACATTTTTCTGAAACATACCTCCGCAGCGCTGATGTTGAACGAAAATGCCGATCCGGATGTGCGTACCGATTTAGAGACCCTGCTCAACCGGATGGCTCCCGAAGGGGCTTCTTTTTACACCCATGTGTTAGAAGGTGCCGATGATATGCCGGCGCATTTTAAATCAGCAGTGTTGGGGACCTCTCTTACGCTTCCGGTAACCGATTACCGGATTAATACGGGAACCTGGCAGGGGATTTACCTTTGTGAATTTCGCCGGCATGGTGGTCGCCGCCGCTTGGTTTTAACTCTTTATTCATAG
- a CDS encoding acyl carrier protein phosphodiesterase → MNFLAHAHLSGDDDKILTGNLIADAVKGNQWKNYSSKIQNGILLHRVIDDFTDKHPLVKQSRVILRPYFGLYSGVVIDLYFDHFLSVNWSAYSSGQLVDFTRHIYRVLGKNFFLLPARIKRIIPFMIAQNWLHSYASPVELEKIFYNMDRRTGFRSGMKNALPVLQEHYDQLQKNFNTFYPLLENRVKETGYTLPAD, encoded by the coding sequence ATGAATTTTCTGGCACACGCCCATCTTTCCGGAGACGACGACAAAATACTAACAGGCAATTTAATAGCCGACGCTGTAAAAGGAAATCAATGGAAAAATTACTCTTCAAAAATCCAAAACGGGATTCTGCTGCACCGGGTTATTGATGATTTTACGGACAAACATCCGCTTGTAAAACAGAGCCGGGTTATTCTGCGTCCTTATTTTGGACTCTATTCCGGTGTTGTTATTGATCTCTATTTCGATCATTTTTTATCGGTTAACTGGTCGGCTTATTCTTCCGGACAACTGGTGGATTTTACCCGGCACATCTACCGGGTATTGGGGAAAAATTTCTTTTTGTTACCTGCCCGCATAAAGCGCATCATCCCTTTTATGATAGCACAGAACTGGCTGCATAGTTATGCTTCACCCGTTGAGCTGGAAAAAATCTTCTATAATATGGATCGTCGAACTGGTTTCCGGTCAGGAATGAAAAATGCCCTTCCTGTTTTACAAGAACACTATGACCAACTTCAGAAAAATTTCAATACTTTTTATCCCTTGTTGGAAAACCGGGTAAAAGAAACCGGCTATACACTCCCTGCCGATTAG